The Hippocampus zosterae strain Florida chromosome 19, ASM2543408v3, whole genome shotgun sequence region TCGAGGCACAAAAGTGAACATCGCTTTGAATGCGAATGGTTAAACTGGtggccagtccagggtgtaccttgcCTCTCGCCTCAGCTAAGATCTCTAGCTCGCCAGCAAGCCTAATGACAACAAGCACGATTAAAAAATGGACGGCGAGTTGGATAGTTATTCTCTTGCTGTACCGACTTtggtttattttctatttttagccACCTGAATGGCTGCACTATGGAGAGCATCAGTCGACCATCCTTACTCATTACTGACTCCTTCAATGCTGCATATGTACAACCCCGCCGCAAACAAAGAGATGAACAGCTACTCAGTAAGTACTGTAATTGTTAAGGTAACATTTGTATTGTGACTGTTGTATTGCAAAAGGCTCCTTTTTCTGCATGCTTGATCTTGTCACGTGTTTCCCATGATTGAGCCAAGacagattaaaataaaaaaagataaaaaatttcaggcacaccaccaaacaaaaatagtaTGAGATCTGGTTACACGAGTTGATTACAGTTATGTTGTACAGTCTAATGGAGAAAAAAGTTTCATTCAATACACTATTGTATACGTTGATAAATGATGGCTTACtgtatactgaaaaaaaaagtcaaaattataAGCAAGGTCTTAAACGTATTTTTCCTCATCTCTGTCCCTTTTATTACCTCCCTGCAAAGCCAACGTAATGGAGACACTCCGTGGGGATGGTAACGTGCTTATCGCCGTGGATACAGCTGGGCGGGTGTTGGAGCTGGCTCAGCTCCTGGACCAGATTTGGAGGACAAAAGATGCCGGCCTCGGAGCTTACCCACTTGCCCTACTTAACAATGTCAGCTACAATGTTGTGGAGTTTTCGAAGTCCCAGGTATCGGTCTTGCCTTCAGTTTTCTTGCTTGTCAGGTTCAATGCAACGACAGGATGTTAATGCACAATTGTATCTCAGGTGGAGTGGATGAGCGACAAGCTGATGAGGTGTTTCGAGGACAAGAGGAATAACCCTTTCCAGTTCCGTCATTTGACCCTCTGCCACAGTTTGGCCGACCTGGCTCGGGTTCCCAACCCTAAAGTGGTGCTGTGCAGCCAGCCGGACCTGGAGTCTGGCTTTTCTCGAGAACTCTTTATCAAGTGGTGTCAAGACAGCAAACACTCGGTCATCCTGACTTATCGTACCACCCCTGGAACACTGTCCCGCTACCTCATTGACCACCCGGAAGAAAAGATGCTGGATCTGGAGGTAAGAAGGAACATGATGAATATGTTCAGAGGAGATTTCCATTTGTCCCTGCGTAGTTTTTATTGCCGCTTTAAACTCAAGTGCATATAATCACGTGTGAGTTCACCTCTAAATCAAGTCCGatttgcaattaaaaataattcacacCAGAAAGGGCAAAAACAATGCTGCGGTGAAGGCATCATTGGGAATATTGCATGTTAAGAGACAACCAAAACAGGAAAAGGGGGTGGGGTCTCATGGCATTAAGTTTTTGGCATGCAGCTGTTGGCCACAGCGAATAGAGAATTTTGTTTGCATGAAGAGTTGAGTGCAGAGATAAAATGGGCTCTTGCAGCAAAAGTGGCGACTCTGAAATATTATTAAGACACAGTAACAATGCAAGTGAGCAAACCGGTGTCACCCAGTATTTGGTAGTCCTTGGTTTTGCCAGTATAAATATTGGTGATGAGCCAAAattatgataattttttaaagataaaattGATAAAACAACCACATGTGTTGCTCTGTTGTTTGTCCTGACAGGTGAGAAAAAGAGTGAAGCTTGAAGGAAAGGAGCTTGAAGAGTAccttgaaaatgacaaattaaagaAAGAAGCGGCAAAGAAACTGGAACAGGCAAAGGAGTAAGTCAGGTTTATAGTGAAGCGATTCTATAATTgggaaaataagacatttttcaaaaggTGAAAGTAACAGAACTTTAAAATATGCACAGCAACAATAAGGTCCCGAATGAATTCATTTCTTTGAGATGAGCGACAATTTGGCTGCATCTCAGACATTGCATCATATGTCTggcatgttgagtgtgtgcgatAGAGCCAATCGGAGCTAATCCAAATGCCGTTTTGAATGTTTCAATGTGTGTAGATTTGAAAATATTAACAATTAACACTTCAGCATGGACAAAGCTGACACTTGACGCCGGCACTCTTGTAGGGTGGATGTGGACTCCAGCGACGAGAGTGACTTGGACGAAGACCTGGATCAGCCGACGGTGGTAAAAACCAAACACCACGACTTGATGATGAAGGGCGAAGGAAACCGTAAAGGCAGTTTCTTCAAGCAAGCCAAGAAGTCCTACCCAATGTTCCCAACACACGAGGAAAGGATCAAATGGGACGAGTACGGAGAGATCATCAGGTATCCCGTTGATGAGATTGCCGCAACCTTTGGAAAATAGAAGTCGAGCTATTGTGTGTCAGTCGGTCGTCCTTTTTGATTGCAGGATTGAAGATTTTCTGGTTCCTGAGCTGCAAGCGACCGAGGAGGAAAAAAGCAAACTGGAATCCGGCTTGACCAATGGCGATGAGCCGATGGACCAGGACCTCTCTGTTGTTCCCACAAAATGCGTATCTAGTATTGAGAATCTTGAAATCAGGTGTGTGATCACCAACTTGAACTCGGCAGGTTAAAATCCAAGGAACATCATTATTGAAACATTATTCCGCCTCCCCCTTGTAGAGCCAGAATAACATACATAGACTACGAAGGTCGCTCCGACGGTGATTCCATCAAGAAGATCATCAACCAGATGAAGCCCAGGCAGCTGGTAATTGTACACGGGCCTCCCGAGGCCAGTCTGGACCTGGCTGAGTCCTGCAAGGCTTTCAGCAAGGATCTCAAGGTGTACACACCCAAACTGCAGGAGACCGTGGACGCCACCAGCGAGACGCACATCTACCAGGTCAGCTCGGTGTATCCTGTTCTCCAGCTAGCGATGGGCCTGATAGGTCAACTTATTGTTTCTTGGTCAATTAGAATTTTCTAATTAATCTCTCTCTGGTTACATTGCGGAATGACAGCTCGTTAACATATTTGGGTTGTAATGGGTTTAATAGTAgcaaccagcagagggcgccACTACTTAAAGATATATTACAAAatactattttaaaaaaaagtgtttatgaCCCAAcgattgttgtttatttggtattGTTTAATGAcggaacaaaatgaaataaacaacaattaACGCATCAATAGCATAAAAGAGGGAGTGAAGTTGTGTTTGAAACACTCTGGACTTGGGTGCTAATTAATGCAAGGATTACTGGTTTGATTGGGAAAATGTTTGTCATTATTTTCCAAAGGAAAAGCAAAGATTTGTAAATATCTTTAAATTTatcttaaaattattttttacttgcATAAGATAATCAATCTGCTTTCATGAAGGACaacagaaatacaatacaatacaatacaatacatgctgatttatatagcgctttcacaacagcggcagctgtaacaaagcgctttacaaaacagttaacataaagtaaaataataaacacaacacataacataaaacacggacagtcgtgcagtcctaaccacttttccgtcacacgctttgtcaTAGAATGATTACTATTGAatacacacaaaatatttcagTGTGGGGGGGGTGCAACAGATtaataacatttcaaattttattGGAGAAAACGATTTGGCATTCAAGCGTGTTTGAGTTACGATTGTGGTAACAGAAGAAATTAAACCTCTAAGTCAAGGCCCCAGTGTACCGACATTTTGGTTTGCGCTGAAGGTGCGGTTAAAAGACTTCCTGGTGAGCTCCCTGCAGTTCTGCAAGGCCAAAGACACCGAGTTGGCGTGGATTGACGGCGTGCTGGACATGCGTGTGGTAAAAGTCGACACGGGCGTGATGCTGGAGGAGGGCATCAAGGAGGAGCTCGACGACGCCGAGCTCCCCATGGACACCGCACCCGACCTCGGTATTGATAATAGTGCCGCAATGGTGGCGGCTCAGCGGGCCATGAAGAACCTATTTGGAGAGGACGAGAAGGAGCCGTCAGAGGAGAGTGATGTCATTCCCACGCTGGAACCACTGCCCTCACACGAGGTGAGtgaactgattttttaaaattattttttaaaaccaggTTTCTGTAGTCACAAGACTCAATTTCAGTCTCAGTAGTCACcatagttttattttaaaccTTATTTGGATATTTGTGTGATTTTATTAATAGCGAACTAATTACACCATGGCCATAGAAACAGAACTCTGCCATAAACTGAAGTATGTGTGTCGGTGTTGCATCATTAGGttgtgcaacattttttttttttttttttaggattctGTTGAACAACAATTGAAAAGAGATGTTTGACTTCCACTGGTTAATTTCTCAGTGACTTTCCTATTCCTCTGCCATTACTTGATTTCAAGTCATGTCAGTGACCCGTTCCCCCTACCCCCTCTTTCATTAACAGAGCcctttgaattatttttcccGCGTCTGTCAATGTATCTTCTCCGGGGGCCGTCTCCTTGGCCCCTCAGGCTAGACTGACttaatttcacttcattttgcTTTTCATGCAAATTAACCTCAACCCAAGGAGAAACTCCAAGCAACGGATGACTTTTTGATCTTGCTTGTTAAAAGGTCTCACATTAATGACTTGAAATTCCTTCCCAACAATGCTCTTTTGTGTGCTTAACAGGAGTGTGATATTTTCCCCTGTTCACACaagcgcactcacacacacaaacacacatttcaatTATGAAAAGTCCCTTCGTGTGGGTCTCAAGTTATAGAGTGCAGTCACATCATTTAGTTACGCTGCAGTCAAAAATCTCAACAAGGGCTCTCCCTATGATGCATTACAGCCGACGAAAATCACAGCGATATTGTTAAATGAGTACCCCTGGGACAGCCTCAGTCAAAAAGGAACATTATGAAGGCAGATTATTTGATACAGTGCTGGTACAGGGGCGTCCGCTATGTCTTGTTGCTAAAAATTGTCGCCTTGACTTAAGACCGTTTTTATTCGTATTAACGTAATGCATTCACAAGGGCATAAAACCAATCCAGCCTGCCCTTGGAGTTAATGTCCAACTGCTGTACCGCGGCTCTGTGCTCCATCCAGGCGCCCGGACATCAGTCGGTGTTCATCAACGAGCCCCGCCTGTCCGACTTCAAACAGGTCCTTCTCAGGGAGGGCATCCAGGCTGAATTTGTGGGAGGAGTGTTGGTGTGCAACAACCTAGTGGCTGTCCGCAGAGTGAGTGATCATTTTTGTTACTCTCaccattttatttgattgatgaaaaaagtgTTTATTAATGAAACGAAACATTAAGTCAACAAAAAGCACAATTTGCCAAAGTAGggcagagaaggaaaaaaatcaataaaacccaccaccaccacaagtgAAACTGCACAAGTCAAATAAAAGGAGAAGCAGGAGCAAACCAGGACATCAACATGAAAATGTATAATTGACAAGAACTTAAAATAGATGCAACCCAGAACATGAACTCAAAGAGACTCTCGGAACAGTCGGCGTCAAGTGCAATGAAAGCGGAGAAAACTTGAAGCGTCTGATGCTTTGATGTCAAACCGGTGAACATCCCTTTAGTTTATGTGCCGCGTAAGACTGCATGTGTATCAAAGGTGAAATTGAGGTCTCGCGTTTTTCTGGTCTTTATCCAGACGGAGGCGGGACGCATCGGCCTGGAAGGCTGCTTGTGCGATGACTACTATAAGATCCGGGAGCTGCTGTATCAGCAGTATGCTGTCGTatagcagcagcagccaccACCGAGGCCGTCCCTTACGAGGGAGAGGACCCTCCGCTGCACCCTTGGGTACCTCCAGCTGAGTCCCCAATACATCCATTGTACAGTTTCACTTTATTTTATATTCCAATCTTTATTGCTAGATGACATTGGGAGGATgctgttcttttgttttgtttgttttatactGACTGATCTCTGTATGTGACAAGAGATACCTCTCCACTTCATTTTGACAGTAAATGCAACCTTTTCCTAGTCTGAATTTCTGTATTTGTCTCAGATGCACAAACAGTAGTTTGTCTGTAAAAGCCACATCACAAGTATGGTACTTTATACAGTAGGGGTGTGCGAGCTTTTGAGCTCAAGGGCCACATTTAAAATGGACCAAGGGGCCCAATCATTTGgagatgagttaaaaaaaaaagagggtgcaGAGGTAAAATATGTCTATAATCGATTCAGCCAAATAAACAATACTTGATTAATTTGAGGGGACAAAAGTCATATAAAAAATAATCCTAATACAACCAGAAATTACACCTAGCAGCCCCTGTGCCCCAGTCGGCTTTGTTCATGTAGTAATGTTGATTTAAGTGATGATACATCAAAATCATATCAGCGCTTTTAATTAGCCGAAAGCTAAGATAGGGAGATGTAATTGCTTTGTTATGTTTGTTTTATCGGCAAGCCTCTCCCCAAAGGTAAAATAATGAGATCATTTATTGCAAGTGATTTTGCGGACCCCAAGATTGAGCTTAAGCTGAACCCCAGTTGAAGAAGCAACTGTCTTACACACAGGCAAGTTGGGCAAATCTTGGGAAAATGTCAACTTAGATGGCTTGTGTGAAAGCAGcgagtgttgcttttttttttttttaatacagaactatcatctcaaatgt contains the following coding sequences:
- the cpsf2 gene encoding cleavage and polyadenylation specificity factor subunit 2; protein product: MTSIIKLTALSGVQEESALCYLLQVDEFRFLLDCGWDENFSMDIIDAIKRHVHQVDAVLLSHPDPIHLGALPYAVGKLGLNCTIYATIPVYKMGQMFMYDLYQSRNNSEDFTLFTLDDVDSAFDKIQQLKYSQIVNLKGKGHGLSITPLPAGHMIGGTIWKIVKDGEEEVVYAVDFNHKREIHLNGCTMESISRPSLLITDSFNAAYVQPRRKQRDEQLLTNVMETLRGDGNVLIAVDTAGRVLELAQLLDQIWRTKDAGLGAYPLALLNNVSYNVVEFSKSQVEWMSDKLMRCFEDKRNNPFQFRHLTLCHSLADLARVPNPKVVLCSQPDLESGFSRELFIKWCQDSKHSVILTYRTTPGTLSRYLIDHPEEKMLDLEVRKRVKLEGKELEEYLENDKLKKEAAKKLEQAKEVDVDSSDESDLDEDLDQPTVVKTKHHDLMMKGEGNRKGSFFKQAKKSYPMFPTHEERIKWDEYGEIIRIEDFLVPELQATEEEKSKLESGLTNGDEPMDQDLSVVPTKCVSSIENLEIRARITYIDYEGRSDGDSIKKIINQMKPRQLVIVHGPPEASLDLAESCKAFSKDLKVYTPKLQETVDATSETHIYQVRLKDFLVSSLQFCKAKDTELAWIDGVLDMRVVKVDTGVMLEEGIKEELDDAELPMDTAPDLGIDNSAAMVAAQRAMKNLFGEDEKEPSEESDVIPTLEPLPSHEAPGHQSVFINEPRLSDFKQVLLREGIQAEFVGGVLVCNNLVAVRRTEAGRIGLEGCLCDDYYKIRELLYQQYAVV